A part of Aegilops tauschii subsp. strangulata cultivar AL8/78 chromosome 2, Aet v6.0, whole genome shotgun sequence genomic DNA contains:
- the LOC141041298 gene encoding uncharacterized protein: protein MTACRKRRRAATLQSDASSWASLHEDLLSLIGWRVLAADLLDYVRFRAVCPYWRSATVSPRGRGLHDPRFHPRRWMMLPEGHGIHPGHHKLGGYIRFINLSTGAIVRIRLPLFSNHCVLDSVDGILLLQRDEDTVIRLLHPFTDDIVDLPPLATLLAGLAPSQEKMFSWNVLRTVGATSFTVSADGVVTAMIGLFKLGRVACATTMDQRWRLSTWSISNGWRPLSFQGMYTLHTPTNGSELQIFQIDLPGHGEKEDFDRILCYLPAPKLIATCLAGKPQKPYYYLAECDSEILVIGRCLSGSLDVEVYRLSDIILDRIAPVTSIGGNALFVEERVLSVSSRVHPTIGFG from the exons ATGACTGCGTGCAGGAAGCGCCGTCGTGCCGCCACCTTGCAATCTGATGCATCTTCGTGGGCGTCGCTGCACGAAGACTTGCTCAGCCTGATCGGTTGGCGGGTCTTGGCTGCTGATTTGCTTGACTATGTACGATTCCGTGCGGTTTGCCCTTACTGGCGCTCCGCCACCGTCTCCCCGCGCGGCCGCGGCCTCCACGACCCGCGCTTCCACCCGCGCCGCTGGATGATGCTCCCCGAGGGCCACGGCATCCACCCCGGCCACCACAAGCTGGGCGGGTACATCCGCTTCATCAACCTGTCCACCGGCGCCATCGTCCGCATCCGGCTCCCGCTTTTCAGCAACCACTGCGTCCTCGATTCGGTCGACGGGATCCTGCTGCTGCAGCGGGACGAGGACACCGTCATCCGCCTCCTCCACCCCTTCACCGACGACATTGTGGACCTCCCTCCGCTCGCCACCCTTCTAGCAGGGTTAGCACCCTCCCAGGAGAAGATGTTCAGCTGGAACGTTCTGAGGACCGTTGGTGCTACCTCATTCACAGTGAGCGCAGATGGAGTCGTCACCGCCATGATTGGGCTCTTTAAATTGGGACGGGTAGCGTGTGCCACCACCATGGACCAGCGATGGCGGCTCTCGACATGGAGCATATCAAATGGTTGGAGGCCACTGTCATTCCAAGGCATGTACACCTTGCACACTCCCACAAATGGCAGCGAGCTTCAGATTTTCCAGATTGACTTGCCCGGGCACGGGGAGAAGGAGGACTTTGATAGAATTTTGTGTTATCTACCGGCACCTAAGTTGATTGCCACGTGTCTGGCAGGCAAACCTCAGAAGCCTTATTACTACCTCGCAGAATGTGATTCGGAGATCCTGGTGATCGGCCGTTGCCTTTCTGGTTCACTCGACGTTGAGGTTTACAGACTATCTGACATTATCCTAGACAGGATTGCCCCAGTAACGAGCATCGGAGGAAATGCTCTCTTTGTTGAAGAAAGGGTCTTGAGTGTCAGCAGTAGAGTGCACCCCACCATT GGatttggttag